A stretch of Macadamia integrifolia cultivar HAES 741 chromosome 7, SCU_Mint_v3, whole genome shotgun sequence DNA encodes these proteins:
- the LOC122083212 gene encoding uncharacterized protein LOC122083212 isoform X1 yields the protein MGTNGNGQCSFLLTSLQIGDLQSYLSHLNLFLPPKSKKFYILVDNRPGRNLDSRAALLWQLMVTKSRLSPFANTRVRRERKDIGKTVDLKNGSGSYTSKANKLERWFQLIEAAALSQKNSLLPVKKLKNSLLSSHDLCRTLYGFIVFEVAWADVRGINYLNELQTDTSMAIEAKLMKRWEFDSIQQAAASASAWFSGTQSEQNLLQECLSSIIGEVFYDTQECSSMSDPTDPTDGGDNMCIDNAYGEDKCPGNLGGNFSVYPANSEYRMSTYDTPPPPTSSYKRRKITNYSSSHGDVDAFSAKTHSDIGSSPKHKGTSIFAISDGEIAAEATQYRNVLILFKFNDPHLPYILRPIIMSDLRLLTLLESGLPSWVIFLQSYPVLCHLYRPWMCPLARALFVLVSIVTVLIGFYDLYKNVPLLKATASRLCGPLVDWIDTWEMISRIKYLGTMLFLQNFEKAIKWVLMITQAIRSFLSVLTQPMAGPLVEVFDFLLPIWDLCLQVLGSFCSVMWVPIRSSCSFVVDLVEIFFFPVQLLLSFIWRIGSFILYPIFWVIWEALYTIIRLVLLIGSSISFVYSSVYAFVGEIWLSMSSILQIASASEATVSTYEVSMWHSLWNDLFSQVFRAIRSIVNGFVAFFATCNRHRLSIHNHMLEFLRQLSCLSHGSRDQDSSHCGQIWISGFGTAMPILNCRHSQQTREKARMRLTAEGHTDR from the exons ATGGGGACAAACGGAAACGGCCAATGTTCATTCCTTCTAACGAGTTTACAGATTGG GGACTTACAGTCCTATCTTTCACATCTTAACCTTTTTCTTCCCCCTAAgtcaaaaaaattctatatattGGTGGACAACCGGCCAGGGAGAAACTTGGATTCACGGGCTGCACTCCTGTGGCAGTTGATGGTTACCAAG TCCAGATTGTCCCCATTTGCAAACACTCGAGTGCGACGAGAGAGAAAGGATATTGGAAAGACAGTTGATTTGAAGAATGGTTCCGGTTCCTACACGAGTAAAGCAAATAAACTTGAGAGATGGTTCCAGTTGATTGAGGCAGCAGCATTGTCACAGAAGAACTCTTTGCTGCCTGTGAAAAAACTGAAGAATTCTTTGCTGTCAAGCCATGACTTGTGTCGGACCTTGTATGGATTTATTGTATTTGAGGTTGCCTGGGCTGATGTCCGTGGTATTAACTATCTGAATGAGCTTCAG ACAGATACATCGATGGCAATAGAGGCTAAATTGATGAAACGATGGGAGTTTGATAGTATACAACAAGCTGCAGCATCAGCATCTGCATGGTTCTCTGGGACACAATCTGAACAGAATCTCTTGCAGGAATGTCTCAGTTCCATCATTG GAGAGGTATTTTATGATACTCAAGAATGTTCATCAATGAGTGACCCTACTGACCCTACTGATGGTGGTGACAATATGTGTATTGACAATGCTTACGGTGAAGACAAATGCCCTGGTAACCTTGGTGGCAATTTTAGCGTATACCCTGCAAATTCTGAATACAGAATGAGCACATATGACACACCTCCACCACCTACTAGTTcatacaagagaagaaaaataacgAACTACAGTAGTTCTCATGGGGATGTCGATGCATTTTCTGCGAAAACTCACTCTGACATTGGTAGCTCACCAAAACATAAGGGGACTTCAATTTTTGCCATTAGTGATGGTGAAATTGCAGCTGAAGCTACCCAGTACAGGAATGTCTTGATTTTGTTTAAGTTCAATGACCCTCATCTTCCATATATATTGAGGCCCATCATAATGTCTGATCTGCGATTGCTTACTTTGTTGGAGTCTGGGCTTCCCTCTTGGGTTATTTTTCTTCAGTCATATCCAGTACTTTGCCATCTCTATCGTCCATGGATGTGTCCTTTAGCAAGAGCTTTGTTCGTGCTGGTTTCAATTGTCACAGTGCTTATAGGGTTTTATGACCTGTATAAAAATGTCCCACTTCTGAAGGCCACTGCATCTCGTTTGTGTGGACCCCTCGTTGACTGGATAGACACTTGGGAGATGATTTCACGGATTAAGTACTTGGGGACTATGCTATTCCTGCAAAATTTTGAGAAAGCCATTAAATGGGTTTTAATGATTACTCAGGCTATTAGATCATTTCTTTCAGTTCTGACACAACCAATGGCTGGGCCTcttgttgaggtttttgattTCCTTCTCCCCATCTGGGATCTCTGTCTACAAGTATTAGGAAGCTTTTGTTCGGTCATGTGGGTTCCAATTAGGTCTTCTTGTAGCTTCGTAGTGGACCTTGTGGAAATCTTTTTCTTCCCAGTGCAGTTACTCCTTTCTTTCATATGGAGAATAG GCTCCTTCATTCTGTACCCAATATTTTGGGTCATCTGGGAAGCACTTTACACAATTATCCGTCTGGTTCTTTTGATTGGAAGTTCTATATCTTTCGTCTATTCCTCTGTATATGCTTTTGTGGGAGAGATTTGGCTGTCCATGAGTAGTATATTGCAGATTGCATCAGCTTCTGAGGCAACAGTGAGCACATATGAAGTCTCCATGTGGCATTCACTTTGGAATGATCTTTTCTCCCAG GTTTTTCGTGCTATCCGAAGCATTGTAAATGGCTTTGTTGCCTTCTTTGCAACCTGCAATAGGCACCGCTTAAG CATCCATAACCATATGCTGGAATTTCTCCGGCAGTTATCTTGCTTATCCCATGGATCAAGGGACCAAGACTCCAGTCATTGTGGACAGATTTGGATCTCAGGATTTG GAACAGCTATGCCAA TTTTGAACTGCAGACACTCCCAGCAAACACGAGAAAAAGCACGGATGAGACTTACCGCTGAGGGACATACAGATCGATGA
- the LOC122083212 gene encoding uncharacterized protein LOC122083212 isoform X4 — MGTNGNGQCSFLLTSLQIGDLQSYLSHLNLFLPPKSKKFYILVDNRPGRNLDSRAALLWQLMVTKSRLSPFANTRVRRERKDIGKTVDLKNGSGSYTSKANKLERWFQLIEAAALSQKNSLLPVKKLKNSLLSSHDLCRTLYGFIVFEVAWADVRGINYLNELQTDTSMAIEAKLMKRWEFDSIQQAAASASAWFSGTQSEQNLLQECLSSIIGEVFYDTQECSSMSDPTDPTDGGDNMCIDNAYGEDKCPGNLGGNFSVYPANSEYRMSTYDTPPPPTSSYKRRKITNYSSSHGDVDAFSAKTHSDIGSSPKHKGTSIFAISDGEIAAEATQYRNVLILFKFNDPHLPYILRPIIMSDLRLLTLLESGLPSWVIFLQSYPVLCHLYRPWMCPLARALFVLVSIVTVLIGFYDLYKNVPLLKATASRLCGPLVDWIDTWEMISRIKYLGTMLFLQNFEKAIKWVLMITQAIRSFLSVLTQPMAGPLVEVFDFLLPIWDLCLQVLGSFCSVMWVPIRSSCSFVVDLVEIFFFPVQLLLSFIWRIGSFILYPIFWVIWEALYTIIRLVLLIGSSISFVYSSVYAFVGEIWLSMSSILQIASASEATVSTYEVSMWHSLWNDLFSQVFRAIRSIVNGFVAFFATCNRHRLSIHNHMLEFLRQLSCLSHGSRDQDSSHCGQIWISGFAMPNTPSKHEKKHG; from the exons ATGGGGACAAACGGAAACGGCCAATGTTCATTCCTTCTAACGAGTTTACAGATTGG GGACTTACAGTCCTATCTTTCACATCTTAACCTTTTTCTTCCCCCTAAgtcaaaaaaattctatatattGGTGGACAACCGGCCAGGGAGAAACTTGGATTCACGGGCTGCACTCCTGTGGCAGTTGATGGTTACCAAG TCCAGATTGTCCCCATTTGCAAACACTCGAGTGCGACGAGAGAGAAAGGATATTGGAAAGACAGTTGATTTGAAGAATGGTTCCGGTTCCTACACGAGTAAAGCAAATAAACTTGAGAGATGGTTCCAGTTGATTGAGGCAGCAGCATTGTCACAGAAGAACTCTTTGCTGCCTGTGAAAAAACTGAAGAATTCTTTGCTGTCAAGCCATGACTTGTGTCGGACCTTGTATGGATTTATTGTATTTGAGGTTGCCTGGGCTGATGTCCGTGGTATTAACTATCTGAATGAGCTTCAG ACAGATACATCGATGGCAATAGAGGCTAAATTGATGAAACGATGGGAGTTTGATAGTATACAACAAGCTGCAGCATCAGCATCTGCATGGTTCTCTGGGACACAATCTGAACAGAATCTCTTGCAGGAATGTCTCAGTTCCATCATTG GAGAGGTATTTTATGATACTCAAGAATGTTCATCAATGAGTGACCCTACTGACCCTACTGATGGTGGTGACAATATGTGTATTGACAATGCTTACGGTGAAGACAAATGCCCTGGTAACCTTGGTGGCAATTTTAGCGTATACCCTGCAAATTCTGAATACAGAATGAGCACATATGACACACCTCCACCACCTACTAGTTcatacaagagaagaaaaataacgAACTACAGTAGTTCTCATGGGGATGTCGATGCATTTTCTGCGAAAACTCACTCTGACATTGGTAGCTCACCAAAACATAAGGGGACTTCAATTTTTGCCATTAGTGATGGTGAAATTGCAGCTGAAGCTACCCAGTACAGGAATGTCTTGATTTTGTTTAAGTTCAATGACCCTCATCTTCCATATATATTGAGGCCCATCATAATGTCTGATCTGCGATTGCTTACTTTGTTGGAGTCTGGGCTTCCCTCTTGGGTTATTTTTCTTCAGTCATATCCAGTACTTTGCCATCTCTATCGTCCATGGATGTGTCCTTTAGCAAGAGCTTTGTTCGTGCTGGTTTCAATTGTCACAGTGCTTATAGGGTTTTATGACCTGTATAAAAATGTCCCACTTCTGAAGGCCACTGCATCTCGTTTGTGTGGACCCCTCGTTGACTGGATAGACACTTGGGAGATGATTTCACGGATTAAGTACTTGGGGACTATGCTATTCCTGCAAAATTTTGAGAAAGCCATTAAATGGGTTTTAATGATTACTCAGGCTATTAGATCATTTCTTTCAGTTCTGACACAACCAATGGCTGGGCCTcttgttgaggtttttgattTCCTTCTCCCCATCTGGGATCTCTGTCTACAAGTATTAGGAAGCTTTTGTTCGGTCATGTGGGTTCCAATTAGGTCTTCTTGTAGCTTCGTAGTGGACCTTGTGGAAATCTTTTTCTTCCCAGTGCAGTTACTCCTTTCTTTCATATGGAGAATAG GCTCCTTCATTCTGTACCCAATATTTTGGGTCATCTGGGAAGCACTTTACACAATTATCCGTCTGGTTCTTTTGATTGGAAGTTCTATATCTTTCGTCTATTCCTCTGTATATGCTTTTGTGGGAGAGATTTGGCTGTCCATGAGTAGTATATTGCAGATTGCATCAGCTTCTGAGGCAACAGTGAGCACATATGAAGTCTCCATGTGGCATTCACTTTGGAATGATCTTTTCTCCCAG GTTTTTCGTGCTATCCGAAGCATTGTAAATGGCTTTGTTGCCTTCTTTGCAACCTGCAATAGGCACCGCTTAAG CATCCATAACCATATGCTGGAATTTCTCCGGCAGTTATCTTGCTTATCCCATGGATCAAGGGACCAAGACTCCAGTCATTGTGGACAGATTTGGATCTCAGGATTTG CTATGCCAA ACACTCCCAGCAAACACGAGAAAAAGCACGGATGA
- the LOC122085262 gene encoding small ubiquitin-related modifier 1-like, whose translation MSAVTNQEEDKKPTDQSVAHINLKVKGQDGNEVFFRIKRSTQLRKLMSAYCDRQSVEINSIAFLFDGRRLRGEQTPDELEMEDGDEIDAMLHQTGGASAYIK comes from the exons ATGTCGGCTGTGACGAACCAAGAGGAAGATAAGAAGCCCACCGATCAGTCGGTGGCTCACATCAATCTCAAGGTCAAGGGTCAG GATGGAAatgaagtgttctttaggatcAAGAGAAGCACTCAGCTAAGGAAGCTAATGAGTGCATACTGTGATCGACAATCTGTGGAGATCAACTCAATTGCATTTTTGTTTGATGGCCGTCGTCTCCGAGGAGAGCAGACTCCTGATGAG CTAGAGATGGAAGATGGGGACGAGATTGACGCAATGCTGCACCAGACAGGTGGTGCATCTGCCTATATAAAGTGA
- the LOC122083212 gene encoding uncharacterized protein LOC122083212 isoform X3 has translation MGTNGNGQCSFLLTSLQIGDLQSYLSHLNLFLPPKSKKFYILVDNRPGRNLDSRAALLWQLMVTKSRLSPFANTRVRRERKDIGKTVDLKNGSGSYTSKANKLERWFQLIEAAALSQKNSLLPVKKLKNSLLSSHDLCRTLYGFIVFEVAWADVRGINYLNELQTDTSMAIEAKLMKRWEFDSIQQAAASASAWFSGTQSEQNLLQECLSSIIGEVFYDTQECSSMSDPTDPTDGGDNMCIDNAYGEDKCPGNLGGNFSVYPANSEYRMSTYDTPPPPTSSYKRRKITNYSSSHGDVDAFSAKTHSDIGSSPKHKGTSIFAISDGEIAAEATQYRNVLILFKFNDPHLPYILRPIIMSDLRLLTLLESGLPSWVIFLQSYPVLCHLYRPWMCPLARALFVLVSIVTVLIGFYDLYKNVPLLKATASRLCGPLVDWIDTWEMISRIKYLGTMLFLQNFEKAIKWVLMITQAIRSFLSVLTQPMAGPLVEVFDFLLPIWDLCLQVLGSFCSVMWVPIRSSCSFVVDLVEIFFFPVQLLLSFIWRIGSFILYPIFWVIWEALYTIIRLVLLIGSSISFVYSSVYAFVGEIWLSMSSILQIASASEATVSTYEVSMWHSLWNDLFSQVFRAIRSIVNGFVAFFATCNRHRLSIHNHMLEFLRQLSCLSHGSRDQDSSHCGQIWISGFGTAMPNTPSKHEKKHG, from the exons ATGGGGACAAACGGAAACGGCCAATGTTCATTCCTTCTAACGAGTTTACAGATTGG GGACTTACAGTCCTATCTTTCACATCTTAACCTTTTTCTTCCCCCTAAgtcaaaaaaattctatatattGGTGGACAACCGGCCAGGGAGAAACTTGGATTCACGGGCTGCACTCCTGTGGCAGTTGATGGTTACCAAG TCCAGATTGTCCCCATTTGCAAACACTCGAGTGCGACGAGAGAGAAAGGATATTGGAAAGACAGTTGATTTGAAGAATGGTTCCGGTTCCTACACGAGTAAAGCAAATAAACTTGAGAGATGGTTCCAGTTGATTGAGGCAGCAGCATTGTCACAGAAGAACTCTTTGCTGCCTGTGAAAAAACTGAAGAATTCTTTGCTGTCAAGCCATGACTTGTGTCGGACCTTGTATGGATTTATTGTATTTGAGGTTGCCTGGGCTGATGTCCGTGGTATTAACTATCTGAATGAGCTTCAG ACAGATACATCGATGGCAATAGAGGCTAAATTGATGAAACGATGGGAGTTTGATAGTATACAACAAGCTGCAGCATCAGCATCTGCATGGTTCTCTGGGACACAATCTGAACAGAATCTCTTGCAGGAATGTCTCAGTTCCATCATTG GAGAGGTATTTTATGATACTCAAGAATGTTCATCAATGAGTGACCCTACTGACCCTACTGATGGTGGTGACAATATGTGTATTGACAATGCTTACGGTGAAGACAAATGCCCTGGTAACCTTGGTGGCAATTTTAGCGTATACCCTGCAAATTCTGAATACAGAATGAGCACATATGACACACCTCCACCACCTACTAGTTcatacaagagaagaaaaataacgAACTACAGTAGTTCTCATGGGGATGTCGATGCATTTTCTGCGAAAACTCACTCTGACATTGGTAGCTCACCAAAACATAAGGGGACTTCAATTTTTGCCATTAGTGATGGTGAAATTGCAGCTGAAGCTACCCAGTACAGGAATGTCTTGATTTTGTTTAAGTTCAATGACCCTCATCTTCCATATATATTGAGGCCCATCATAATGTCTGATCTGCGATTGCTTACTTTGTTGGAGTCTGGGCTTCCCTCTTGGGTTATTTTTCTTCAGTCATATCCAGTACTTTGCCATCTCTATCGTCCATGGATGTGTCCTTTAGCAAGAGCTTTGTTCGTGCTGGTTTCAATTGTCACAGTGCTTATAGGGTTTTATGACCTGTATAAAAATGTCCCACTTCTGAAGGCCACTGCATCTCGTTTGTGTGGACCCCTCGTTGACTGGATAGACACTTGGGAGATGATTTCACGGATTAAGTACTTGGGGACTATGCTATTCCTGCAAAATTTTGAGAAAGCCATTAAATGGGTTTTAATGATTACTCAGGCTATTAGATCATTTCTTTCAGTTCTGACACAACCAATGGCTGGGCCTcttgttgaggtttttgattTCCTTCTCCCCATCTGGGATCTCTGTCTACAAGTATTAGGAAGCTTTTGTTCGGTCATGTGGGTTCCAATTAGGTCTTCTTGTAGCTTCGTAGTGGACCTTGTGGAAATCTTTTTCTTCCCAGTGCAGTTACTCCTTTCTTTCATATGGAGAATAG GCTCCTTCATTCTGTACCCAATATTTTGGGTCATCTGGGAAGCACTTTACACAATTATCCGTCTGGTTCTTTTGATTGGAAGTTCTATATCTTTCGTCTATTCCTCTGTATATGCTTTTGTGGGAGAGATTTGGCTGTCCATGAGTAGTATATTGCAGATTGCATCAGCTTCTGAGGCAACAGTGAGCACATATGAAGTCTCCATGTGGCATTCACTTTGGAATGATCTTTTCTCCCAG GTTTTTCGTGCTATCCGAAGCATTGTAAATGGCTTTGTTGCCTTCTTTGCAACCTGCAATAGGCACCGCTTAAG CATCCATAACCATATGCTGGAATTTCTCCGGCAGTTATCTTGCTTATCCCATGGATCAAGGGACCAAGACTCCAGTCATTGTGGACAGATTTGGATCTCAGGATTTG GAACAGCTATGCCAA ACACTCCCAGCAAACACGAGAAAAAGCACGGATGA
- the LOC122083212 gene encoding uncharacterized protein LOC122083212 isoform X2: MGTNGNGQCSFLLTSLQIGDLQSYLSHLNLFLPPKSKKFYILVDNRPGRNLDSRAALLWQLMVTKSRLSPFANTRVRRERKDIGKTVDLKNGSGSYTSKANKLERWFQLIEAAALSQKNSLLPVKKLKNSLLSSHDLCRTLYGFIVFEVAWADVRGINYLNELQTDTSMAIEAKLMKRWEFDSIQQAAASASAWFSGTQSEQNLLQECLSSIIGEVFYDTQECSSMSDPTDPTDGGDNMCIDNAYGEDKCPGNLGGNFSVYPANSEYRMSTYDTPPPPTSSYKRRKITNYSSSHGDVDAFSAKTHSDIGSSPKHKGTSIFAISDGEIAAEATQYRNVLILFKFNDPHLPYILRPIIMSDLRLLTLLESGLPSWVIFLQSYPVLCHLYRPWMCPLARALFVLVSIVTVLIGFYDLYKNVPLLKATASRLCGPLVDWIDTWEMISRIKYLGTMLFLQNFEKAIKWVLMITQAIRSFLSVLTQPMAGPLVEVFDFLLPIWDLCLQVLGSFCSVMWVPIRSSCSFVVDLVEIFFFPVQLLLSFIWRIGSFILYPIFWVIWEALYTIIRLVLLIGSSISFVYSSVYAFVGEIWLSMSSILQIASASEATVSTYEVSMWHSLWNDLFSQVFRAIRSIVNGFVAFFATCNRHRLSIHNHMLEFLRQLSCLSHGSRDQDSSHCGQIWISGFAMPILNCRHSQQTREKARMRLTAEGHTDR, encoded by the exons ATGGGGACAAACGGAAACGGCCAATGTTCATTCCTTCTAACGAGTTTACAGATTGG GGACTTACAGTCCTATCTTTCACATCTTAACCTTTTTCTTCCCCCTAAgtcaaaaaaattctatatattGGTGGACAACCGGCCAGGGAGAAACTTGGATTCACGGGCTGCACTCCTGTGGCAGTTGATGGTTACCAAG TCCAGATTGTCCCCATTTGCAAACACTCGAGTGCGACGAGAGAGAAAGGATATTGGAAAGACAGTTGATTTGAAGAATGGTTCCGGTTCCTACACGAGTAAAGCAAATAAACTTGAGAGATGGTTCCAGTTGATTGAGGCAGCAGCATTGTCACAGAAGAACTCTTTGCTGCCTGTGAAAAAACTGAAGAATTCTTTGCTGTCAAGCCATGACTTGTGTCGGACCTTGTATGGATTTATTGTATTTGAGGTTGCCTGGGCTGATGTCCGTGGTATTAACTATCTGAATGAGCTTCAG ACAGATACATCGATGGCAATAGAGGCTAAATTGATGAAACGATGGGAGTTTGATAGTATACAACAAGCTGCAGCATCAGCATCTGCATGGTTCTCTGGGACACAATCTGAACAGAATCTCTTGCAGGAATGTCTCAGTTCCATCATTG GAGAGGTATTTTATGATACTCAAGAATGTTCATCAATGAGTGACCCTACTGACCCTACTGATGGTGGTGACAATATGTGTATTGACAATGCTTACGGTGAAGACAAATGCCCTGGTAACCTTGGTGGCAATTTTAGCGTATACCCTGCAAATTCTGAATACAGAATGAGCACATATGACACACCTCCACCACCTACTAGTTcatacaagagaagaaaaataacgAACTACAGTAGTTCTCATGGGGATGTCGATGCATTTTCTGCGAAAACTCACTCTGACATTGGTAGCTCACCAAAACATAAGGGGACTTCAATTTTTGCCATTAGTGATGGTGAAATTGCAGCTGAAGCTACCCAGTACAGGAATGTCTTGATTTTGTTTAAGTTCAATGACCCTCATCTTCCATATATATTGAGGCCCATCATAATGTCTGATCTGCGATTGCTTACTTTGTTGGAGTCTGGGCTTCCCTCTTGGGTTATTTTTCTTCAGTCATATCCAGTACTTTGCCATCTCTATCGTCCATGGATGTGTCCTTTAGCAAGAGCTTTGTTCGTGCTGGTTTCAATTGTCACAGTGCTTATAGGGTTTTATGACCTGTATAAAAATGTCCCACTTCTGAAGGCCACTGCATCTCGTTTGTGTGGACCCCTCGTTGACTGGATAGACACTTGGGAGATGATTTCACGGATTAAGTACTTGGGGACTATGCTATTCCTGCAAAATTTTGAGAAAGCCATTAAATGGGTTTTAATGATTACTCAGGCTATTAGATCATTTCTTTCAGTTCTGACACAACCAATGGCTGGGCCTcttgttgaggtttttgattTCCTTCTCCCCATCTGGGATCTCTGTCTACAAGTATTAGGAAGCTTTTGTTCGGTCATGTGGGTTCCAATTAGGTCTTCTTGTAGCTTCGTAGTGGACCTTGTGGAAATCTTTTTCTTCCCAGTGCAGTTACTCCTTTCTTTCATATGGAGAATAG GCTCCTTCATTCTGTACCCAATATTTTGGGTCATCTGGGAAGCACTTTACACAATTATCCGTCTGGTTCTTTTGATTGGAAGTTCTATATCTTTCGTCTATTCCTCTGTATATGCTTTTGTGGGAGAGATTTGGCTGTCCATGAGTAGTATATTGCAGATTGCATCAGCTTCTGAGGCAACAGTGAGCACATATGAAGTCTCCATGTGGCATTCACTTTGGAATGATCTTTTCTCCCAG GTTTTTCGTGCTATCCGAAGCATTGTAAATGGCTTTGTTGCCTTCTTTGCAACCTGCAATAGGCACCGCTTAAG CATCCATAACCATATGCTGGAATTTCTCCGGCAGTTATCTTGCTTATCCCATGGATCAAGGGACCAAGACTCCAGTCATTGTGGACAGATTTGGATCTCAGGATTTG CTATGCCAA TTTTGAACTGCAGACACTCCCAGCAAACACGAGAAAAAGCACGGATGAGACTTACCGCTGAGGGACATACAGATCGATGA